A single genomic interval of Ignavibacteriota bacterium harbors:
- a CDS encoding sulfurtransferase: protein MTHLHPLDARRLLDEQDPFVLLDVREPWEYNHCRLEDAVHIPLGVLPLRLAELDPSVPHLVYCHHGSRSVFACRVMEKAGFTNVYNLYGGINAWSDLVDQRVKKY, encoded by the coding sequence ATGACACATCTGCATCCCCTCGACGCCCGGCGTCTGCTCGACGAGCAGGACCCATTCGTGCTTCTCGACGTCCGGGAACCGTGGGAGTACAATCATTGCCGCCTGGAGGACGCCGTGCACATTCCGCTCGGCGTCCTTCCCCTGCGGCTGGCGGAACTCGATCCGTCCGTGCCGCATCTCGTATATTGTCATCACGGGTCGCGCAGCGTGTTTGCGTGCCGCGTGATGGAAAAGGCCGGATTCACCAACGTGTACAACTTGTACGGCGGCATCAACGCATGGTCCGACCTTGTCGACCAGCGCGTGAAAAAATACTGA